The following proteins come from a genomic window of Geothermobacter hydrogeniphilus:
- the rnpA gene encoding ribonuclease P protein component: MGRKVHTSHFLIFIEQHQRPGPSRLGLTVSRKVGNAVVRNRVKRLVREFFRTRYHQLAANCSYSVIAKRNAGEIEFEDLCCQLQVILKQ, translated from the coding sequence ATGGGGCGCAAGGTACATACGTCCCATTTTCTTATTTTTATAGAACAGCATCAACGACCCGGGCCCAGCAGGCTCGGCTTGACGGTCAGTCGCAAGGTGGGTAATGCGGTTGTCCGTAATCGGGTCAAACGGTTGGTACGTGAATTTTTTCGTACCCGTTATCATCAGCTCGCTGCCAACTGCAGTTATTCGGTTATTGCCAAACGGAACGCCGGTGAGATCGAATTCGAAGATCTCTGTTGTCAACTTCAGGTTATCCTGAAACAGTGA
- the yidC gene encoding membrane protein insertase YidC: MENKNTLIAIVLMAVVWLGFTFFFKPSPPVVAPEVGQQQNAAPKVVETKVTQQPAAAPMPAADLAPPANEVLVNVENDYLRLQISSSGARVKHVELKQYRVSADADAAPVVLHPNGPLRTATLKTTGREGLSVPADADFQLLSGGKNISLKPGQTADLVFRYVDKVNGLQVDKIFHFNGDSYQFDMNYQVKNISTRNKSGVLQLSLVQPWDEKLHSSRYDFIGPVTYTGKDLETDKVKKLAEQIKSYRQPVWSGFETKYFISAAAPLGSAIEKVTVSKEGELIENTFSSTYLNIAPQATAQIGVNFYFGPRDFEILKQAGHQFDKAIDLGFFAVIASPLRYVLKFFYGFVGNYGVSIILLTVIIKLIFWPLTQKSYTSMKEMQKIQPEMAKIREKFKNDKERMNKEIMALYKDKRVNPLGGCLPMVIQIPVFFALYRVLMVDIALRHAPFVFWLQDLSAKDPYYITPVIMGVTMFIQQKMTPSTMDPKQAKMFMMMPVVFTFLFLNFPSGLVVYWLTNNLLTIGQQYMIHRKPS; encoded by the coding sequence ATGGAAAATAAAAATACTCTTATTGCCATCGTTCTGATGGCGGTTGTCTGGCTTGGTTTTACTTTCTTTTTCAAGCCCTCCCCGCCGGTCGTTGCTCCAGAGGTTGGTCAGCAGCAGAATGCCGCTCCGAAAGTCGTTGAAACGAAGGTGACGCAGCAGCCCGCGGCTGCTCCGATGCCGGCAGCGGATCTGGCACCCCCTGCCAATGAAGTGCTGGTTAATGTTGAAAATGATTATCTGCGATTGCAGATCAGTTCTTCCGGTGCCCGTGTCAAGCATGTTGAATTGAAGCAGTACCGGGTTTCAGCCGATGCCGATGCCGCGCCGGTTGTTTTACATCCCAACGGCCCCCTGCGCACCGCGACACTTAAAACCACGGGACGTGAAGGACTTTCGGTTCCCGCGGATGCCGATTTTCAATTGTTGTCGGGTGGAAAAAATATCAGCCTCAAACCCGGTCAAACAGCTGATCTGGTTTTTCGTTATGTTGACAAAGTCAATGGCCTGCAGGTAGATAAAATTTTTCATTTCAATGGTGATAGTTACCAGTTTGATATGAACTACCAGGTCAAAAATATTTCCACCCGGAATAAAAGTGGTGTGCTGCAATTAAGCCTGGTTCAACCCTGGGATGAGAAACTTCATTCCAGTCGTTATGATTTTATTGGCCCGGTCACTTATACCGGTAAGGATCTTGAGACCGATAAAGTTAAAAAACTGGCAGAACAGATCAAGAGTTATCGTCAACCGGTCTGGTCCGGATTTGAAACCAAGTATTTCATCAGTGCCGCTGCCCCGCTGGGAAGTGCGATTGAAAAGGTCACTGTTTCCAAAGAGGGGGAATTGATTGAAAATACCTTTTCCTCGACATACTTGAATATTGCTCCGCAGGCGACCGCGCAGATAGGGGTCAATTTCTATTTCGGTCCCCGTGATTTTGAAATACTCAAGCAGGCCGGACATCAATTCGATAAAGCCATTGACCTTGGTTTTTTTGCTGTCATCGCGTCACCTTTGCGTTATGTGCTTAAATTCTTCTATGGTTTCGTTGGTAATTACGGGGTTTCCATTATCCTGCTGACCGTCATCATCAAGCTCATCTTCTGGCCGTTGACTCAAAAAAGCTATACGTCGATGAAGGAAATGCAGAAGATTCAGCCTGAAATGGCCAAAATCAGGGAAAAATTCAAAAACGACAAGGAGCGGATGAACAAAGAGATTATGGCTCTTTATAAGGATAAAAGAGTCAATCCTCTCGGCGGTTGTCTGCCGATGGTCATCCAGATTCCAGTTTTCTTTGCCCTCTACCGGGTGTTGATGGTCGATATCGCCCTGCGGCACGCGCCCTTTGTTTTCTGGTTGCAGGATCTCTCTGCCAAAGATCCCTATTACATCACTCCGGTTATTATGGGGGTGACCATGTTTATCCAGCAGAAAATGACCCCTTCGACCATGGACCCGAAACAGGCCAAAATGTTCATGATGATGCCGGTTGTTTTTACCTTCCTGTTTCTGAATTTCCCTTCCGGCCTGGTTGTCTACTGGTTGACCAATAACCTGTTGACCATTGGTCAACAGTACATGATTCATCGTAAACCGTCCTGA
- the recF gene encoding DNA replication/repair protein RecF (All proteins in this family for which functions are known are DNA-binding proteins that assist the filamentation of RecA onto DNA for the initiation of recombination or recombinational repair.): MHLRELKLQGFRNLQDLLVEPSTGFNVIWGDNAQGKTNLLEAIYLLGQLKSFRSNRRETLIKIGRDEARLSAGICMSGVFHRFELTLTREGQSAGIDGKRVVNAAEMLGRLKTVLFTSEEISLVRGNPVGRRSLLDRAVFQTNSGFLQIARDFQRCLKQRNRLLKMAVEDAHLQPWSQRLAESGARLRQARQDFLQRLRPRLQNCYRTICGGTEEVDLGFSDRTGLTTDALLAELHRTAARERQYQQTLAGPHRDDLQFRIDGRPLKNYGSQGQQRSFLLAFKTAQVLDLEEQIGLSPVLLLDDLNSELDDFRRNAFFDFLLAHRGQVFLTTTDISSLRERDLNPIRCFKIKAGKIQTDPSMDS, translated from the coding sequence ATGCACCTCAGGGAACTGAAACTGCAGGGTTTTCGCAACCTGCAGGATTTGCTGGTCGAACCGTCGACCGGATTCAATGTTATCTGGGGAGACAATGCCCAAGGAAAAACCAACCTGCTGGAAGCGATCTATCTGCTCGGTCAGTTGAAGAGTTTTCGTTCCAATCGACGTGAAACTCTGATAAAAATCGGTCGGGATGAAGCCCGCCTGTCGGCGGGTATCTGTATGTCAGGGGTCTTTCATCGCTTTGAGTTGACCCTGACCCGCGAAGGACAAAGTGCCGGTATTGACGGCAAGCGCGTTGTCAACGCTGCTGAAATGCTCGGGCGGCTGAAAACCGTATTGTTCACCTCGGAGGAAATTTCCCTGGTCCGCGGCAATCCGGTAGGTCGCCGTTCACTGCTGGATCGAGCAGTTTTTCAAACCAACAGCGGATTTTTGCAGATTGCCAGAGATTTTCAACGGTGCCTTAAACAGCGCAACCGTTTATTGAAAATGGCAGTTGAAGACGCACATCTGCAGCCCTGGAGCCAGAGACTGGCGGAAAGCGGAGCCAGACTGAGACAGGCACGACAGGATTTTCTACAACGTTTAAGACCACGATTGCAGAACTGCTACCGAACCATATGTGGTGGAACTGAAGAGGTAGATCTCGGTTTTTCCGACCGGACAGGGCTGACAACAGATGCATTATTAGCCGAACTGCACCGAACCGCTGCCCGGGAACGACAATATCAGCAGACCCTGGCCGGGCCGCATCGTGATGATCTTCAGTTTCGCATCGATGGACGACCGCTGAAAAATTATGGTTCCCAGGGCCAGCAGCGATCTTTCCTGCTGGCCTTCAAAACGGCCCAGGTACTGGACCTCGAAGAGCAGATCGGACTGTCTCCAGTGCTGTTGCTCGACGATCTTAACAGCGAACTCGACGATTTTCGCCGGAACGCATTTTTTGATTTTCTGCTGGCTCATCGCGGGCAGGTGTTTTTAACCACAACCGATATCAGTTCCCTGCGGGAGCGCGATCTGAACCCGATCCGTTGTTTCAAAATAAAAGCGGGAAAGATTCAGACGGATCCCTCCATGGATTCATAA
- the rpmH gene encoding 50S ribosomal protein L34 — MKRTYQPSRISRKRTHGFRKRMQSKNGQSVIRRRRAKGRKTLAATIPSK, encoded by the coding sequence ATGAAACGCACTTATCAACCGAGTCGTATCAGTCGCAAGAGAACTCACGGTTTCCGTAAGCGGATGCAGAGCAAGAATGGCCAGTCGGTTATTCGTCGTCGTCGGGCCAAGGGTCGCAAGACGCTTGCAGCGACCATTCCGAGCAAATAA
- a CDS encoding protein jag produces the protein MVQELLHFRVSATGLPEAVDRGVQYFNCNRGDLEADILQPPRQGLFGLFGRKNAVVRLRVINRVQAGRLILEKLLSLIGIDARVEISTPALTLNIISDQSALVIGRHGQTIDSLEIVLNGLLDRVLPGGGRLVVDCDGYRQRRLAALQGLARKLVRQARESGGTAISESLPGDQCRILQQLLTRMPGITVRTRGQGHLKKMVVGLKA, from the coding sequence ATGGTTCAGGAACTTCTTCATTTTCGGGTGTCGGCAACCGGTCTGCCCGAAGCCGTTGATCGGGGGGTGCAGTATTTCAACTGCAACCGCGGTGATCTGGAAGCGGATATTCTGCAACCGCCGCGACAGGGTTTGTTTGGTCTGTTCGGTCGCAAAAATGCCGTGGTGCGATTACGGGTTATCAATCGCGTTCAGGCCGGCCGGTTGATTCTGGAGAAGTTGCTGTCGCTGATCGGAATAGATGCCCGGGTCGAGATTTCAACCCCGGCGCTGACCCTCAATATCATCTCTGATCAGAGTGCCCTTGTTATCGGCCGTCACGGCCAGACGATTGACAGCCTGGAAATCGTGCTTAACGGTCTTCTCGATCGTGTCCTGCCGGGCGGAGGTCGACTGGTTGTTGATTGCGATGGCTACCGGCAGAGACGTCTTGCCGCCTTACAGGGACTCGCCCGTAAACTGGTTCGGCAGGCCAGGGAATCGGGTGGGACCGCCATCAGTGAATCTCTGCCCGGAGATCAATGTCGTATTCTGCAGCAGTTGCTGACCAGGATGCCCGGTATTACCGTACGGACCCGGGGACAAGGCCATCTGAAGAAAATGGTTGTCGGGTTAAAGGCCTGA
- the dnaN gene encoding DNA polymerase III subunit beta has protein sequence MQFTIERDIFLKALARVQGIVEKRNTIPILSNVLIEAGDGEIEITATDLEVGMRASYRADTAKSGKVTVSAKKLFEIIKELPEGEVTLSAKENCWIEIRCGKALFNIVGLAADEFPYFPDVEQGDFISLPSGVISDLLEKTAFSISTDESKYNLNGIFFQNIELEGRQLLRLVATDGHRLALIQRELEGTESEELRKGVIFPKKGIFELRKIAEEGDSDIRLGFMDNNAVIQKDQTVVIMRLVDGEFPDYTRVIPQSQDMVAKIPREKFFHALRRMAILSSEKSRGVKVLLQPGRLEISSSNPELGDAREDLEIDYEGQEIAIGFNSRYMLDILQVQKEDEVILQVRDNMSPGMITPVEDKDFLAVVMPMRL, from the coding sequence ATGCAATTCACCATCGAACGCGATATTTTTCTCAAGGCACTCGCCAGGGTCCAGGGGATTGTTGAAAAACGCAATACGATTCCGATTCTTTCCAATGTTCTGATCGAAGCAGGTGACGGCGAAATTGAGATCACGGCCACCGATCTCGAAGTCGGGATGCGGGCCAGCTATCGGGCCGACACTGCCAAATCCGGCAAGGTAACGGTTTCAGCCAAGAAACTGTTCGAGATCATCAAGGAACTGCCCGAGGGAGAGGTCACACTCAGTGCCAAGGAAAACTGCTGGATAGAAATCCGCTGTGGAAAGGCACTTTTCAATATCGTTGGCCTGGCGGCCGACGAATTTCCCTATTTTCCGGATGTGGAACAGGGCGATTTCATTTCATTGCCGAGTGGGGTCATCAGCGACCTGCTGGAGAAAACCGCTTTTTCCATTTCGACCGATGAGAGCAAGTACAATCTCAACGGCATTTTCTTTCAGAATATTGAACTTGAAGGTCGTCAACTTCTGCGTCTGGTGGCAACTGACGGCCATCGGCTGGCATTGATTCAGCGCGAATTGGAAGGAACGGAAAGCGAGGAATTGCGGAAAGGGGTTATTTTCCCCAAAAAGGGGATTTTCGAGTTGCGCAAGATAGCCGAAGAGGGCGACAGTGATATACGACTCGGTTTCATGGATAATAATGCCGTTATCCAGAAAGATCAGACAGTTGTTATCATGCGTCTGGTCGATGGTGAGTTTCCCGACTATACCCGGGTGATCCCTCAATCCCAGGATATGGTGGCGAAAATTCCCCGTGAAAAATTTTTCCATGCCCTGCGCCGTATGGCTATCCTTTCCAGTGAAAAATCTCGTGGAGTCAAAGTTCTGCTGCAGCCGGGCAGACTGGAGATATCATCCTCGAATCCCGAACTGGGTGATGCCCGGGAGGACCTGGAGATCGATTACGAGGGACAGGAAATAGCAATCGGTTTCAATTCCCGCTACATGCTCGATATTCTTCAGGTGCAGAAGGAAGACGAAGTCATTCTTCAGGTCAGGGACAATATGTCCCCGGGGATGATAACCCCGGTGGAGGATAAAGACTTTCTGGCCGTGGTCATGCCTATGCGGCTATGA
- the mnmE gene encoding tRNA uridine-5-carboxymethylaminomethyl(34) synthesis GTPase MnmE, with protein sequence MNTEKTIIAPATPPGEGGLAVVRLSGPSSEELLRRFFKPSGKFPSLDSHRLYHGHLVDANGSLIDEVMAVIMRSPRTFTREDVAEIHCHGGPLIVQQILDLFIDAGAILAQPGEFTLRAFLNGRIDLAQAEAVADLIHARSVSAQRVALNQLQGKLSQIIRIYHRQVVDLLALVEAHIDFLEEDISPPQPDVLCRSAEDIIEAIEDLIAGFNSGRMIHDGLRILLAGKPNVGKSSLLNCLLGESRAIVSPSAGTTRDIIEESLLLHDLPVRLIDTAGIRHTDDSVEQEGVRRAREKAGSADLVLLLINADQHPDQDDLLALDSCRDQKLLLVINKQDLSPSVQLSSPWSDYPRVFISAKYRQNIDGLIEAVRDLAGLSGGADSSESVMLYERRHYQSLLQAKSCLQRFISGCRAGFGFELLALDLRDTLRAIGLITGETTPDQVLDRIFSRFCIGK encoded by the coding sequence GTGAATACTGAAAAGACCATTATCGCTCCGGCAACTCCACCAGGTGAAGGCGGGCTGGCTGTTGTCCGGCTGTCCGGGCCCTCTTCCGAGGAGCTGTTGCGACGTTTCTTCAAACCTTCCGGTAAATTCCCGTCCCTTGACAGTCATCGGCTTTATCACGGTCATCTTGTTGACGCAAACGGTTCTCTGATCGATGAAGTCATGGCAGTCATTATGCGTTCGCCACGCACCTTTACCCGGGAAGACGTAGCTGAGATTCATTGCCATGGCGGTCCGCTGATTGTTCAGCAGATTCTTGATCTTTTTATTGATGCCGGTGCTATTCTTGCCCAGCCGGGTGAATTTACGCTGCGGGCCTTCCTCAATGGACGAATCGATCTGGCACAGGCTGAAGCTGTGGCGGATCTGATTCATGCCCGCTCTGTTTCAGCCCAAAGAGTTGCCCTGAATCAGCTGCAAGGAAAACTTTCACAGATAATCAGGATTTACCATCGGCAGGTGGTTGATTTACTGGCGTTGGTTGAGGCGCATATCGATTTTCTTGAAGAGGATATTTCGCCACCTCAACCCGATGTTCTCTGCCGTTCGGCAGAAGACATTATTGAAGCGATTGAAGATCTGATTGCGGGTTTCAACAGTGGTCGGATGATACATGATGGGTTGCGAATACTGCTGGCAGGAAAGCCGAATGTCGGTAAAAGTTCTCTTCTCAACTGTCTTCTTGGAGAATCTCGGGCCATTGTATCCCCGTCTGCCGGAACAACCCGGGATATAATCGAAGAATCGTTGTTGCTGCACGATCTTCCTGTACGCTTGATAGATACCGCCGGCATACGTCATACTGACGATTCGGTTGAACAGGAAGGTGTTCGCAGGGCGCGGGAAAAAGCCGGCAGCGCCGATCTGGTACTGTTGCTGATCAATGCTGATCAGCACCCGGATCAGGATGATTTACTGGCCCTGGATTCATGTCGCGATCAGAAGTTGCTGCTTGTCATAAATAAGCAGGATCTTTCTCCCTCGGTTCAACTGTCTTCACCCTGGTCGGACTATCCCCGGGTTTTTATCAGTGCAAAATACAGACAGAATATCGATGGCCTGATAGAGGCCGTACGCGATCTGGCCGGTCTTTCAGGTGGCGCGGACAGCAGTGAATCGGTCATGCTTTACGAACGCCGTCACTATCAGTCCCTGCTGCAGGCCAAATCTTGTCTGCAACGGTTTATTTCCGGATGCCGGGCAGGTTTTGGTTTTGAATTATTAGCCCTTGATCTGCGCGATACTCTGCGGGCAATTGGTCTGATTACCGGTGAAACCACTCCGGACCAGGTTCTTGACCGGATTTTCAGTCGGTTCTGTATCGGAAAATAA
- the mnmG gene encoding tRNA uridine-5-carboxymethylaminomethyl(34) synthesis enzyme MnmG gives MFSYGKDYQVIVVGAGHAGCEAALAAARIGCSTLLLNLSLDAVAQMSCNPAIGGLAKGHLVKEIDALGGEMGLTIDATGIQFRVLNTRKGPAVRASRAQADRRAYALRMKQILEAEPRLDLKQGAVDALVVENGQVRGVKTREGITYRGQNVVLTTGTFMRGLIHVGLNHYPGGRAGEPPSVGLSDNLRNLGLQVGRLKTGTPARLDRNSIDFSCLEEQFGDDHPRPFSFLNRCIEQSQVSCYITYTNERTHEIIRQGLDRSPLYSGIIEGVGPRYCPSIEDKVVRFPDKDRHQLFLEPEGLQSSEIYPNGVSTSLPPDVQLAFLRSISGLEQVEIMRPGYAIEYDYVDPIQLQPTLETKLIEGLFHAGQINGTSGYEEAAAQGLIAGINAARRARGEEPLILRRDQAYIGVLIDDLINLGAPEPYRMFTSRAEYRLLLREDNADQRLTPLGREVGLVDDARWAAFEEKIGQLGRAREIAGRVRVAPGDRKQVARLGLQELNNGASLEELLRRPQLTIKDLAWLDEELEGFSSEVLEQLEIETKYAGYIRRQEDEVARFRKTEEVRIPDNFHYAEIGGMSAEVIEKLEKIRPRTLGQAARIPGVTPAAVAILSVLLRRG, from the coding sequence ATGTTCAGTTATGGTAAGGATTATCAGGTTATCGTTGTCGGTGCCGGGCATGCCGGCTGTGAAGCGGCGCTGGCCGCCGCACGGATCGGTTGTTCCACCCTGCTGCTGAACCTGAGTCTGGATGCAGTAGCGCAGATGTCCTGCAATCCGGCGATCGGCGGTCTCGCCAAGGGTCACCTGGTCAAGGAAATCGATGCGCTCGGCGGCGAAATGGGGCTCACTATTGACGCCACCGGAATACAGTTTCGGGTCTTGAATACCCGTAAGGGTCCCGCAGTCAGGGCTTCGCGGGCTCAGGCCGACCGGCGTGCCTACGCCTTGCGGATGAAACAGATTCTCGAAGCGGAACCGCGACTTGATCTTAAACAGGGCGCGGTGGATGCCCTGGTGGTTGAGAACGGTCAGGTGCGCGGAGTAAAAACCCGTGAAGGAATTACTTACCGGGGACAGAATGTGGTGCTGACCACCGGGACCTTCATGCGCGGCCTGATTCATGTCGGTTTGAATCATTATCCCGGCGGTCGTGCCGGAGAGCCTCCTTCGGTCGGCCTGTCAGACAATCTTCGCAATCTCGGTCTGCAGGTCGGTCGACTGAAAACCGGTACGCCGGCGCGGCTCGATCGCAACAGTATCGACTTTTCCTGTCTTGAAGAACAATTTGGAGATGATCATCCGCGCCCCTTCTCTTTTCTGAATCGATGTATTGAGCAGTCGCAGGTTTCCTGCTACATCACCTACACCAATGAGCGTACCCACGAGATAATCCGCCAGGGGCTTGACCGGTCGCCTCTTTATAGCGGCATTATTGAGGGTGTCGGACCACGCTACTGCCCTTCTATTGAAGATAAAGTAGTGCGATTCCCGGATAAGGATCGCCACCAGCTATTTCTCGAACCGGAGGGTTTACAGAGTAGCGAGATCTATCCCAACGGCGTCTCAACGTCTCTTCCCCCCGATGTGCAGCTCGCATTTCTGCGGTCCATCAGCGGGTTGGAACAGGTGGAGATCATGCGACCGGGTTATGCCATCGAGTACGACTATGTCGACCCGATCCAGCTGCAACCCACCCTGGAGACCAAGTTGATTGAAGGTCTTTTTCATGCCGGGCAGATCAACGGCACTTCCGGCTATGAGGAGGCGGCGGCACAGGGACTGATCGCCGGCATCAATGCCGCCCGTCGGGCCCGGGGTGAAGAACCGCTGATCCTGCGCCGCGACCAGGCCTATATCGGGGTGCTGATCGACGACCTGATCAATCTCGGTGCGCCGGAACCCTATCGGATGTTTACGTCACGGGCTGAATACCGGCTGTTGTTGCGTGAGGATAATGCCGATCAGCGGTTGACCCCCCTCGGCCGTGAAGTGGGCCTGGTTGACGATGCGCGCTGGGCGGCCTTTGAGGAGAAAATAGGCCAACTCGGCAGAGCCCGGGAGATCGCCGGGCGGGTGCGTGTGGCACCCGGTGACCGGAAACAGGTGGCGCGGCTCGGATTGCAGGAGCTGAACAATGGGGCCAGTCTGGAAGAACTGCTGCGCCGTCCGCAGTTGACGATTAAAGACCTGGCATGGCTGGATGAGGAATTGGAAGGTTTCTCCAGTGAAGTTCTTGAACAGCTGGAGATCGAGACCAAGTATGCCGGTTATATCCGCCGCCAGGAGGACGAGGTTGCCCGCTTCCGGAAGACCGAAGAGGTGCGGATTCCGGATAATTTCCACTACGCCGAAATTGGCGGCATGTCAGCCGAAGTGATTGAAAAACTGGAGAAAATTCGTCCAAGAACCCTCGGTCAGGCGGCCCGGATACCCGGTGTGACCCCGGCCGCGGTGGCCATACTGTCGGTCCTGTTGCGCCGTGGCTGA
- the dnaA gene encoding chromosomal replication initiator protein DnaA yields the protein MNPLWQETLEQLEKHLTPQHYNTWIKPIRLVSIDKDLVRLEVPNRFIYSWIRDNYADLIQETISTIGAVSYQLQIDIAPLQQKKGETELPVQQQPAEPVRAKTVGKNPGVYNLNKKYTFDEFVSGSSNQFAYAAARAVATNPATTYNPLFIYGGVGLGKTHLINAIGNAILQNNPEMRICYYTSEKFMNELINSLRYAKMDEFRNKFRSMDVLLIDDVQFIAGKERTQEEFFHTFNSLYESHKQIVVTSDKFPKEIPGLEERLRSRFEWGLIADIQAPDVETKQAILKIKAEQNGIDLPENVTFFLANSISSNVRELEGYLIRIGAYASLTATPITLAMAKEVLKNILVEKRREISIEEIQKTVAAHYGIKVSDLKSSKRLKALVLPRQVAMYISRQLTPCSYPEIGDKFGGKDHSTIIHAIKKIEAKMAEDMQLSASVGSIRAALES from the coding sequence ATGAACCCTCTATGGCAGGAAACTCTTGAGCAGCTGGAGAAGCATCTCACGCCCCAGCACTACAACACCTGGATCAAACCGATCCGCCTGGTGTCGATCGACAAGGACCTGGTTCGGCTTGAGGTTCCCAATCGCTTTATATACTCCTGGATCAGGGACAATTACGCCGATCTTATTCAGGAAACCATTTCGACCATCGGTGCCGTCTCCTACCAACTGCAGATTGATATAGCCCCCCTGCAGCAGAAAAAGGGAGAAACGGAACTGCCGGTTCAACAGCAGCCCGCAGAACCGGTCAGAGCCAAAACGGTGGGGAAAAATCCCGGCGTTTACAATCTCAACAAAAAATATACTTTCGACGAATTCGTCTCCGGTTCATCCAATCAGTTTGCCTACGCGGCCGCCCGTGCTGTCGCCACCAATCCGGCCACAACCTACAATCCGCTCTTCATCTACGGCGGAGTTGGACTCGGAAAAACACACCTTATCAATGCCATCGGCAACGCCATCCTGCAGAATAATCCGGAGATGCGGATCTGCTACTACACCTCGGAAAAATTCATGAATGAACTCATAAATTCGCTGCGTTATGCGAAAATGGATGAGTTTCGCAACAAATTTCGTTCCATGGATGTCCTGCTGATCGATGATGTTCAATTCATTGCCGGCAAGGAACGGACCCAGGAAGAGTTTTTCCACACCTTCAACTCCCTCTACGAAAGCCATAAGCAGATCGTTGTCACCTCTGATAAATTTCCGAAGGAAATACCAGGGCTTGAAGAACGGCTGCGATCACGCTTTGAATGGGGGTTGATCGCCGATATCCAGGCCCCGGATGTTGAAACCAAGCAGGCTATCCTTAAAATCAAGGCCGAGCAGAACGGTATCGATCTGCCGGAAAATGTAACTTTTTTTCTGGCCAACTCGATCAGCAGCAATGTCCGCGAACTCGAAGGTTACCTGATCCGTATCGGTGCCTATGCCAGTCTGACAGCCACACCGATCACCCTGGCCATGGCCAAGGAAGTACTTAAAAACATTCTGGTCGAAAAACGCCGCGAAATATCAATCGAAGAAATTCAGAAGACCGTCGCCGCTCATTACGGCATCAAGGTCAGCGATCTCAAATCATCCAAGAGGCTCAAGGCCCTGGTTTTACCGCGCCAGGTCGCGATGTATATCTCCCGCCAGCTGACTCCCTGTTCCTATCCGGAAATAGGCGATAAATTCGGCGGCAAGGACCACTCGACCATTATTCACGCAATCAAGAAGATCGAGGCTAAAATGGCTGAAGATATGCAGCTGAGTGCATCCGTGGGATCCATTCGTGCCGCTCTTGAATCCTGA
- the rsmG gene encoding 16S rRNA (guanine(527)-N(7))-methyltransferase RsmG: MAELSLQRRLADLLRKAELPVAEDRQVDLLRYLEELARWNRSHNLTAVSEPVAALETHLVDSLTLLPLLPESCTLLDFGSGAGLPGLPLRIVRDDLRLTSLDAVGKKLAFQRHLARVLRLRDIDFVHARLEDFSAAGENHGRYQRIVFRAVGEIDRFAPLVLPLLEPGGLWIAMKGPDGQQDWKNFCGQPLAGFRNHACLSLKLPSCGAERNLLCFEKE; the protein is encoded by the coding sequence GTGGCTGAACTCAGTTTGCAACGGCGTCTGGCCGATCTGCTCAGGAAGGCGGAGTTGCCGGTGGCGGAGGATCGGCAGGTTGACCTGTTGCGCTACCTTGAGGAACTGGCACGCTGGAACCGTAGCCATAATCTGACTGCCGTAAGTGAACCGGTAGCAGCCCTGGAAACCCACCTGGTCGATTCCCTGACCCTGCTTCCCCTCCTGCCGGAAAGCTGCACCCTGCTCGATTTCGGCTCAGGTGCCGGTCTTCCCGGTTTGCCTCTGAGGATCGTCCGTGACGACCTGCGCCTGACCTCACTTGACGCGGTCGGCAAGAAACTCGCCTTTCAGCGACATCTGGCCCGGGTTCTGCGGTTGCGTGACATCGATTTCGTCCATGCCCGACTGGAGGATTTTTCCGCCGCCGGCGAAAATCATGGCCGTTACCAGCGGATCGTCTTTCGGGCCGTGGGAGAAATCGATCGATTTGCACCATTGGTTCTGCCTTTGTTGGAGCCGGGCGGTCTCTGGATCGCGATGAAGGGCCCCGATGGTCAGCAGGACTGGAAAAATTTCTGCGGGCAACCCCTGGCGGGTTTTCGCAATCATGCCTGCCTGTCGCTGAAACTGCCTTCCTGCGGTGCCGAGCGCAACCTGCTTTGCTTCGAAAAAGAATAG
- the yidD gene encoding membrane protein insertion efficiency factor YidD, with product MLGKIFIFIIDFYRKVVSPFKPPVCRFYPSCSCYMRDAVHRYGPFKGVWLGVRRLVKCGPWHPGGYDPLR from the coding sequence ATGCTGGGCAAAATCTTTATTTTTATAATAGATTTTTACCGAAAGGTGGTTTCGCCGTTTAAGCCGCCCGTCTGTCGTTTTTATCCCAGTTGTTCCTGTTATATGCGTGATGCCGTCCATAGATATGGTCCTTTTAAAGGAGTCTGGCTCGGTGTCAGGCGCCTGGTCAAGTGTGGTCCCTGGCATCCCGGTGGCTACGATCCGTTACGCTGA